A genomic stretch from Rhodothermales bacterium includes:
- a CDS encoding DinB family protein has translation MSELPEPWLRGPLPGIPPLLQPAAHALVMSVEDTARAVDGLTETHLWMRPGGVGSVGYHLAHLSGSTDRLLTYARGEALTDEQFRYLKAEADLETTRPRLDDLLAGWRQTVDAAFRQMAETPATILTDTRRVGRAGLPSTVIGLLFHAAEHASRHTGQLVTTARIVRAMDGK, from the coding sequence ATGTCCGAACTCCCCGAACCCTGGCTCCGCGGACCGCTGCCCGGAATCCCTCCGCTGCTCCAGCCGGCGGCGCACGCGCTCGTCATGTCGGTCGAAGACACCGCGCGGGCGGTCGATGGCCTGACGGAGACCCACCTCTGGATGCGCCCCGGCGGCGTGGGATCGGTGGGCTATCACCTCGCTCATCTGTCCGGCAGCACCGACCGGTTGCTCACCTATGCCCGCGGCGAGGCGCTTACCGACGAGCAATTCCGGTATCTGAAGGCGGAAGCCGATCTCGAAACGACGCGCCCCCGGCTGGACGATCTCCTCGCAGGCTGGCGACAGACCGTTGACGCCGCCTTCCGCCAGATGGCCGAGACGCCGGCGACCATCCTCACGGACACCCGCCGCGTCGGACGCGCCGGCCTGCCGTCCACCGTCATCGGGCTCCTGTTTCACGCGGCCGAACACGCCTCGCGCCATACCGGCCAGCTGGTGACCACCGCCCGCATCGTGCGCGCCATGGACGGAAAATAG